The Pyxidicoccus xibeiensis genome includes a window with the following:
- a CDS encoding aspartate kinase — MPIVVQKYGGSSVADVEKIRKVALRVKDKRDAGYQVVVVVSAMGDTTDELLALAKGVSVDPPRRELDMLLTCGERISMALLSMALQEMGVPAISFTGSQSGIITNDAHSQARIVEVRPYRIHDELARGKVVIVAGYQGVSYKKEVTTLGRGGSDTTAVALAAALDAEACEIYSDVDGVFSADPRVVPDARKLEALSYDEMQELASAGAKVLNAQAVEWAKARGIAILARTAHGQGSGTAVQELSGPADSRVKGVTCEAEMAVLSAGEQVRLAELLEFLDARGVRGRTLGFDGPQGGARHTSIAVPLADIHGVDALRKDLATRFGEAVAWREDQGTVTAVGVGLNADWVPLRRALAAAEELGARVHAVHTSPLQLTLLVDKAHLKPLTARVHRELLGG, encoded by the coding sequence ATGCCAATCGTGGTCCAGAAGTACGGCGGCTCCTCGGTCGCCGACGTGGAGAAGATCCGCAAGGTGGCGCTGCGGGTGAAGGACAAGCGCGACGCGGGCTACCAGGTGGTGGTGGTGGTGAGCGCCATGGGCGACACCACCGACGAGCTGCTGGCGCTGGCCAAGGGCGTGTCGGTGGACCCGCCCCGGCGCGAGCTGGACATGCTGCTGACGTGCGGCGAGCGCATCTCCATGGCGCTGTTGTCCATGGCGCTCCAGGAGATGGGCGTGCCGGCCATCAGCTTCACCGGCAGCCAGAGCGGCATCATCACCAACGACGCGCACTCGCAGGCGCGCATCGTGGAGGTGCGGCCCTACCGCATCCACGACGAGCTGGCGCGGGGGAAGGTGGTCATCGTCGCCGGCTACCAGGGCGTGTCCTACAAGAAGGAAGTGACGACGCTGGGGCGCGGCGGCTCGGACACCACGGCGGTGGCGCTGGCGGCGGCGCTGGACGCGGAGGCGTGTGAAATCTACTCCGACGTGGACGGCGTCTTCAGCGCGGACCCGCGCGTGGTGCCGGACGCGCGCAAGCTGGAGGCGCTGAGCTACGACGAGATGCAGGAGCTGGCGAGCGCGGGCGCCAAGGTGCTCAACGCCCAGGCGGTGGAGTGGGCCAAGGCGCGCGGCATCGCCATCCTCGCGCGCACCGCGCACGGGCAGGGCAGCGGCACGGCGGTGCAGGAGCTGTCGGGCCCGGCGGACAGCCGGGTGAAGGGCGTCACCTGCGAGGCGGAGATGGCGGTGCTCTCCGCCGGTGAGCAGGTGCGGCTGGCGGAGCTGCTGGAGTTCCTGGATGCGCGCGGGGTGCGCGGCCGGACGCTGGGCTTCGACGGACCGCAGGGAGGCGCGAGGCACACGTCCATCGCCGTGCCCCTGGCGGACATCCACGGGGTGGACGCGCTGCGCAAGGACCTGGCCACGCGCTTCGGCGAGGCGGTGGCGTGGCGGGAGGACCAGGGCACCGTCACCGCCGTGGGCGTGGGGCTCAACGCGGACTGGGTGCCGCTGCGGAGGGCGCTGGCGGCGGCGGAGGAGCTGGGGGCGCGGGTGCATGCCGTGCACACCTCGCCCCTGCAGCTGACGTTGCTGGTGGACAAGGCCCACCTGAAGCCGCTGACGGCGCGGGTGCACCGTGAGCTTCTCGGCGGGTAG